AGAACCCACAACGACAACCGTAAGTGCCCCAATTGGGTTTATCCATTGGAATGAGAGTCGGAATAGTGGAAACACCTGCTCCTCGTCCACCCAAACATTTTCGGGAGCAGTCACATTGCCGGGGCAACTTGCGAGGGACACAGGAAGCTGATGGTGATGAAGTTGTCCGGATGCCGCCGCAATTTGCGACCCGAAAGTTATCCATCCCGTCAGGAGGAAGCCAGCGATTCCGCCCACCGCAGTGCCCACTGTATTCGCCCAGGGAACCAGCACTCCCAGGGTAAATATGCCAAAGGTGGAACTAGTTGCGATGGCCACCAGAGACATGCAGATGCTCAGGATGCCACTCACTTTCTCCAGTAGAAGCACCGCGCCAAATACCAATAAGCCCATGGTCAGGATGGTGGCTTTAACGATAATCGCGGAGGCAGTTTCGCCCGGCTGCATCTTAAAACAGCCACGGACTATGTCCTGCAGGATGACCAAGGAGGTGGAGTTTAGGAACACGGAGAGCGAACTCAGGCCAGCTCCAAAAATACCGGCTATGAAAAGCCCTGGCATTCCATAGATGTGACCGACACTCTGGGCTACAAAGAGGGGCACCAGCTGATCTTTATTCTGCTCAGATGGAAACTATTTAAATGCATGTCCAAACGAATTACAGTAAGAGTACCCACCATGATTTGCCCAGCACTCAATGGATCACAATCCTTGTACATGTTAAAGATGAGCAGTCCCAAGAAGCTGAGAACCGACTAAAAGATGACTGATCCGAGGACAAACAAGGCAATGGAAGTCCTGGCCATTTGCAAGTTGGGCAAGGACATGTAGCGATGCACCATGGTCTGGTGCACCGCCGTAAGCGAGGTCCAGTAGAAAGCGCCGCCGATCACCACACTCCAAACCGTATTGCGCACATACGGCGAGGGATTGATGTTGCCAAATATGAGGCGTCCACCGGCCTGCAGGCCTTCGAAGAAGTCATCCACGTCAGGGATGTAGCAGGTGGCCAGGATGGCCACAACCACAACGGAGGCAAACATGATGGCCACCTGCCAGATGTCCGTATGCACCACTGCCTTGAGCCCGCCCTGCACGTGATAAGTTGGTAAAAGTTTAAAAGTGCTGAGGGCCTAAGGAAGTATCTTACCAATAGAGTGTATATAACGCACACCACAATGATCAGGATCTCTATCATGTGAATATTTAGACCGGAAGCTGTAGTAGGCAACACAAAGTTCAAGTTGAATAATGCGAGAGTCGTTCGTATAGTTCTTACCCTGATTCAAAGCGAGGGCTGGCACAAAGACCACAAAAGGCGTATAAAGTAGCTGaaatgtataatgtataatgTATGAAATTTGCAGATGAGTGCAACTTACCACTTCGATGACAAACATTATGGATACTATGTTCCGTATAAGCGGGTGAAAGCGCATTCCCAAGTACTAGATACGAACACGTTAAGAAAATATAGGAGCACTTTGCTGGCATTCCTACCTCATAAGATGACCGCACTTGAAGAGCCGAAAACACGGGCAAGTAGATGTAGGAAACAGCTAGTCCTTGGATGACAATGGCTAGGACAATCAGGGAATATTGGGTGCCATAGTAGTAAATCTCGGATGGAGTTCCCAGTATTGCAACGCCCGAAATGAAACTAAACAGAAGGAGTGATATTTGCAGTGTATCTGATTTTCTCACCTCGCTATCAGGCTCATTGCGACTGGGAAAACCTTCAGATTGCCCGAACCCATCAGATACTCGTTCATCTTTTTCGATCCGAAATTCGGCATGGATATCTTCGGGGTATCCGTAGCCGTTGGGCTGGTTTCCACCGCCTTTTTGGTCTTTCTGTGGTGCATTTAATagttaaaattagtttttagtATTAGTCTGCAGCATCCTGCTCACTTTATCCAACCGAAATACAGTCCTATGGCGATGGATAGTATGGTCACGCCCAGGAAGACCATGTAGTCGACCATTCCGAATATGTAGGTGTCCATGCTGGCTGGTCTCTTCTGGGGAAATGCCAGCTAAGTTAATTGGAGGCTGAGTTAGCCGAAATTTGATTATCCTGCGCCGAACACTAAAGTGTTTTTACGAAAACTCTTTTCTAACCACTTTTGTGAGTCAAATAAAATGCTCCAGGTCTAACCACCTCTAAAATTCGTAAAGCACTACCAAAAATATGTGGTCTAcaaaaaatggaatttttaaaaaacgaGTTTTTACTTACCGGTTCCATGGATCGCCTATTTTTATgggatttatttaaatattggtGCTAAAGTGACACAAGAACGGAAGCTTTAAGAAGAATGAACTTATCTTGCggaaatattaaaacaaatgTAACAATGTATTTTGAATGCCCTCGAGAAGAAGTCTGGTGATAGTAAAATGCTAAAATTTTCATTAAGATCTTGCGAAAAGAACGACATTTTAGTTTATAGTATAGCTTTCTTTTAAATctataaatacatttatagGGCGTTTTATCTTTGAAATCGAAAGTGTCACATAAATTATGCCAGCGGGAAATGTTATGGAAAACGTGTGTTTATTACTtttataaacaatataaaatatagaaaatatagATCTAAGTGTAGTTCCATAAATAAATCTATTATGGCCATTgccataaattaaacaaaacgcCCAAATTCTGGCAATGAAAAAATCCGCAGTcacataaaataaacttaaaagaaaatatatatatgtaaatattggCTGGTCCGTGAtcatgaaaatatataaaaacttGACGTAAAACATTGAAATTAATGACGTATGGATATGTTTCCCAGCCTTTCAAAACTTTAACCCCTTGAcaccataaataaaatattttattgaagAGGCGccaataatattaaaattcgaGAACATTTATTTCAATTCAAATTTTCTTAGTTTTCACATTTACAATTTATCTCTTAAAAATATTACTTTAGGCTTGATATGCTTGCGTTTCGGTTTTTTGTGTTGTTTCCAGATGGTTTTAAAATAGTATGCTTATAAGATCTCAATATAGATTTAACGAATTCGTggaaattttgaattttatatttGCTAATtatctatatgtatattaaaaaattgttCTTTTAAGGTATTTAATCAAGAACTAAAAATTCGCATCTTTCTAGAGTTCTTTTACTCTTTTTTTTGATATGTTCTTATAAATATGTTGTAATTGCTAAAACTCGTGGAAGGGTTTTCCTAAGATTTTTCATAATAAACCTCAAAAGCTGATATGT
This genomic stretch from Drosophila mauritiana strain mau12 chromosome 2L, ASM438214v1, whole genome shotgun sequence harbors:
- the LOC117150385 gene encoding LOW QUALITY PROTEIN: sodium-coupled monocarboxylate transporter 1 (The sequence of the model RefSeq protein was modified relative to this genomic sequence to represent the inferred CDS: substituted 1 base at 1 genomic stop codon), with translation MDTYIFGMVDYMVFLGVTILSIAIGLYFGWIKKTKKAVETSPTATDTPKISMPNFGSKKMNEYLMGSGNLKVFPVAMSLIASFISGVAILGTPSEIYYYGTQYSLIVLAIVIQGLAVSYIYLPVFSALQVRSSYEYLGMRFHPLIRNIVSIMFVIEVLLYTPFVVFVPALALNQASGLNIHMIEILIIVVCVIYTLLGGLKAVVHTDIWQVAIMFASVVVVAILATCYIPDVDDFFEGLQAGGRLIFGNINPSPYVRNTVWSVVIGGAFYWTSLTAVHQTMVHRYMSLPNLQMARTSIALFVLGSVIFXSVLSFLGLLIFNMYKDCDPLSAGQIMNKDQLVPLFVAQSVGHIYGMPGLFIAGIFGAGLSSLSVFLNSTSLVILQDIVRGCFKMQPGETASAIIVKATILTMGLLVFGAVLLLEKVSGILSICMSLVAIATSSTFGIFTLGVLVPWANTVGTAVGGIAGFLLTGWITFGSQIAAASGQLHHHQLPVSLASCPGNVTAPENVWVDEEQVFPLFRLSFQWINPIGALTVVVVGSLVSLVTKPTDIKSLDSDLISPVIHR